From Quercus lobata isolate SW786 chromosome 1, ValleyOak3.0 Primary Assembly, whole genome shotgun sequence, one genomic window encodes:
- the LOC115982595 gene encoding short-chain dehydrogenase/reductase 2b-like isoform X2 produces MESSGKHAAERYAVVTGSNRGIGRETVRQLASQGVKVVLTARNEKRGMEALQSLHESGLTNVVFHLLDVLDPVSINSLANFIQEKFGRLDILVNNAGASGVVVDEEGLKALNIDPSAWLSGEAYKLIELHGVIKTNYEKAEECLNINYYGMKRVTEALLPLLQLSPAGARIVNVSSLRSELKRIPGEHIRKELSNIESLTEERVEVVLRRFLHDLKENALEANGWSLMLPAYSISKVTLNAYTRILARKFPNMCINCVHPGYVKTDINWNTGILTVEEGARGPVMLALLPDGGPNGCYFDRTEVAEF; encoded by the exons ATGGAAAGCAGTGGAAAGCATGCAGCAGAAAG GTATGCGGTGGTTACAGGGTCAAACAGGGGCATTGGTCGTGAAACTGTGCGGCAACTTGCATCTCAAGGTGTGAAAGTTGTTTTGACAGCTCGAAATGAGAAGAGGGGTATGGAGGCTTTGCAGTCGCTCCATGAGTCGGGTTTGACGAATGTAGTCTTCCATCTGCTCGATGTTTTGGACCCAGTTAGCATCAACTCCTTGGCCAATTTCATCCAGGAAAAATTTGGCAGGCTTGATATCTTG GTTAATAATGCTGGAGCTTCTGGGGTTGTGGTTGATGAGGAAGGCCTGAAGGCCTTAAACATAGACCCCTCAGCCTGG CTCTCAGGGGAGGCTTACAAGTTGATTGAACTTCACGGAGTGATTAAAACAAATTATGAGAAAGCAGAAGAATGCTTGAATATTAATTACTATGGTATGAAAAGAGTAACAGAGGCTCTACTGCCACTATTACAGCTTTCCCCTGCTGGTGCAAGGATAGTAAATGTGTCCTCTCTCAGGAGTGAGCTAAAG AGGATACCTGGTGAGCATATAAGAAAAGAACTAAGCAACATAGAGTCTCTAACCGAAGAAAGAGTGGAAGTGGTTTTAAGAAGATTTTTGCATGACTTGAAAGAAAATGCACTTGAAGCCAATGGATGGTCATTGATGCTACCTGCTTATAGCATCTCCAAGGTCACCCTCAATGCCTACACTAGAATTCTGGCCAGGAAGTTCCCTAACATGTGTATCAACTGTGTTCATCCTGGCTATGTCAAGACAGATATAAACTGGAATACAGGGATATTGACTGTAGAAGAAGGAGCTAGAGGTCCAGTTATGCTGGCTCTTTTACCTGATGGAGGACCTAATGGCTGCTATTTTGATCGTACTGAAGTGGCTGAGTTTTGA